A window of Desulfobulbus oralis genomic DNA:
AACTGGCCAGCAGGCGGCTGACGCTGCTCTTGCCGGAGCCGATGCCGCCGGTGACGCCCAAAATCACGGGGCCCTCCCCAGGCCGCGCAACGCGGCCAGCACAGCCTGCATATCCGGCCAGAGCGGGGCGGTGGCCGTCATTTCCTGGCCACTCACCGGATGGGTAAAGGTCAGGCTGCTGGCATGCAGCATCTGCCGGAGTGGACGCACCGGCGCACTGGCTGCCACCCTGCCGCCGTAGAGGGTATCGCCCGCCACCGGACAGTGCAGGGCAGACATGTGCACCCGAATCTGGTGAGTCCGGCCGGTTTCCAGACCAATTTCGGCCAGGACCCAGCCATTGGCAAAGCGCTCGACAACACGCCAGTTGGTGGCCGCAAAGCGCCCGTTTTGTTCGCGCACCGCCATCTTCTGCCGCTGCAGCGGATGCCTGCCTATGGGGGCGGTTATGCGTCCCTGCGCCTCCGCGGGCGAGCGCAGCAAAATGGCGTGATACACCTTGCGCACCGAGCGTTCCTGAAAGGCCGCCATCAGTGCCTGCAGGCACCGCTCGTTCCTGGCGACCAGAAGCAGGCCCGAAGTATCCTTGTCCAGCCGGTGCACAAGCCCGGCCCGCCCCTCGGCCAGGCCCGGCAGGGTGGCGTAGCGATACAGAAGACCATTCGCCAGGGTGCCGCTTTTCTGGCCGCTGCCCGGGTGCACCGTCAGACCCGGCGGCTTGCTGAGCAGGAGCAGATCTTCGTCCTCGAAGAGGACCTCAAAGGCGATCGGCTCTGGCCTGAGCGCGGACGGTTCGGCAGCAGGCGCGGCAAAGGCAACCCTGTCGCCAGTCTTCAGGCGCAGACCAGCCTTGGCCGCAGGCTGGCCGTTCACGGAAACCCGCGCCTGCTGTGCCAGCTTCAGAAAAAAAGAACGGGAATGTTCTGGAAAACGGGCGGACAGGAAATGATCCAGTCGCCAGCCGGCCTCCTGCGGCAGCACCTGGCATTCGGCACCCTGGCCCGGGATACTGCCAGTTGTGGAGGCATCAGGCTGGCCGTCTGGAACCGGGACGGACATCAGGAGAAGAGCTGCTCGATCTGGTGGACAACCTCGGCTTCCGCCATCTTGTCCGCCAGAGAAATCTCCTTGGCCAGGAGTTCCATGGCGGTATCCAGCATCTTGCGCTCGCCGTAGGAAAGTTCCTTGTCGCCGCGCAGCAGATACAGATCCCGCAGAACCTCCGCCACCTCGAAGGCCGATCCCGTCTTGATCTTGTCCATGTACTCGCGGTAGCGGCGATTCCAGGTTTGGGTGGCCAGCTCCACGTCCCGTTCTTTCAGAATCTCCCAGACCCGTTCGGTTTCCTCCGGCGAAATGATGCTCCTGAGGCCCACATTCTGGCTCGTGGCTGTGGGAATCATGATGGTCATATCGGTCTTCAGGATCCGCATGACGTAAAAGCTCTGATCCATCCCGCCGATGGATTTCGTTTCGATGGCCTCAATCTGCCCCACCCCGTGAGCCGGATATACGGCCATGTCACCTTGCGCAAACACGGCAGCCTCATATTTGGAAAAAAAGAAAGAATGTTGGAATATACCATTTTATATTTTTTTCGCAAAGACGGCATGCCGCCAGGGGCGCAGTTTCATGCCGCACCGCGGCCGTTGATGCTGTTCATGCAGGCATCCACCCCCTGGCTGATGAAGAGTTCAAGAGCCTCGTTGACCAGAGGAACGCGCTCGTCCCAGAGCCTGCGCCCGGCCATGCCAAGGGGCGCGAGCACATAGTCGACAATCCCGGCTTCATCATGGCCGCCCGGCCCAGGCGGCCGACCGATGCCGATACGGATGCGGGCAAAATCACGGCTTTTCAGATGCTCGATCAGGGAGCGGATGCCATTGTGGCCGCCCGCTCCTCCGCCCCGCATAACCTTGATGCGGCCTGCCGCCAGGTCCAGATCGTCGTGCAGCACGATGAGGCGGGCCAGAGGGATGTCGAAGTAGTCGAGGTAGCGGCGCACACACAGGCCGGAGTGGTTCATGAAGGTCTGCGGCTTCACGCAGCACAACTGGGCACCCCCCAGGCGGCCCTGAGCCGCTTCGCCCTGCATCCTGGCCGCTGCGAAGCGCCAGCCCTGAGCGTCGGCAAAAGCATCCAGAAAATAAAACCCGGCATTGTGCCGGGTATGGATGTAGCCAGGGCCGGGATTGCCCAGCCCCACCACCAGATATTTGTCCACAGGTTCAGACAACCTGCACGCAGACCGTATCAGTCTTGCTGCGCATCTCCACGTTGGCAGGCACCGTAATATCCGCAGGGGTCAGCCCCTTGCCGCCCTGCTCGAGCGCCGTAATGTCGGCCTCGATCTCGTCCGGGATGTCCAGCGGCTTGCCGAAAAGCAGCACCTCACTGACATGAATCTGGAGCTCGCCCCCCAGATCAACGCCCTTGGGCGTGCCGATAAACTTCAGAGGTACGGCAAACTGGGCCGCTTTTTCCAGATCGATTTCCAGAAAATCGATATGGAGCAAGGCGCCGGTGACGGGATCCTTCTGAATCTCCTGCACCCTGGCGTGACGAACCCCCTTGCTGTCACCGTTCACAGCCAGATTGATGACCGCATTGCGGCCATGAATGTGGTGCAGGTCCTTGAACAGCCTGGACGTGGCAAACTGCAGCGCTACCGGCTCCTGCCCGCCGGAGTACACGACCCCTGGCGTATGCTTCTGCATCCGCATCTGCCGCATCGCGCCTTTGCCAAAAACCGTGCGCTTGTCCGCGCTCATATCCACCTGAATCATATCCCCCTTCCTCCGGGACAATTAATTATAGAAAGAGACAACTGACCGAATCTTCGTTGTTAATGCGCCGAATGGCCTCACCCAGCAAATGCCCCACGGACAGAACGGCGATCTTTCCGCAGTGTCTGGCCTTTTCGCCGAGCGGAATGGTATTGGTAACCACCAGAGACTTCAGGCAGGACTTTTCGATGCGCTCGATAGCCGGACCGGACAGCACCGCATGGGCGCAACAGGCATGGACTTCCCTGGCCCCGGCATCCAGAAGGATCTGCGCACCACCGCACAGGGTGCCGGCCGTATCCACGATATCATCCAGGAGGATGGCCGTCTTGCCCTCGACGTTGCCGATGACCCGCACGGCCTCGCACTCATTGGCCTTGTCCCGCCGCTTGTCGATAATGGCCAGATCGACATTCAGTTTCTTGGCACAGGCCCGGGTGCGCTCCACGCCGCCGGCGTCCGGCGACACCATGATCACATCGCTGAAACGCTCCCGAATGTACGGCAGCAGCACAGCGGCGCCGTAAAGGTGGTCCACCGGAATATTGAAAAAGCCCTGGATCTGGCCTGCGTGCAGGTCCATGCACAAAACCCGGCGCGTGCCCACCACCATGAGCATTTCCGCCACGACCTTGGCCGAGATCGGCACCCGGGGTCGCACCTTGCGGTCCTGCCGGGCATAACCGTAATAGGGCATGACCGCTGTGATCCGCCTGGCCGAAGCGCGGCGCAGGGCATCAACCATGATCACCAGCTCCATGAGATTCTCGTTGACCGGTGGGCAGGTGGGCTGAATCACGAATACATCCGCACCCCGCACATTTTCCCCGATTTCGACACAGATTTCGCCGTCGGAGAAGCGCTTCACCACAGACTGTCCCAGAGGAATGCCCAGGTGATCACAAATCTCTTTCGCCATCTCCGGGTTGGCGTTGCCCGTGAATACCTTCAGTTTCTTCGGCATGGCCCGCTAGAGCAAGAAAATGGCTGGGACGGGAGGATTCGAACCTCCGAGTGCAAGGATCAAAACCTTGTGTCTTACCGCTTGACGACGTCCCAGTGTTTGCATGATCCCAAAATCGACAAAAGCTGGCTCAGCCGCTCAAAGGCCGGGTCAGGTAGGTGTGGGCATATATGCCCTGGAAGTGCAGAAAAGCCCTTTTGGCCTGTTCCCTGTCCGCAAACAGACCGAATACCGTCGCCCCGGAGCCCGACATCAGGGCAGGCTCCGCACCGAGCCCGGCCATCTCGGCTTTCAACTCGCCAACCACCGGATAACGCGACACAGTCACCGGCTCCAGGTCGTTGACAAAGGGGCATGACTGCCCCCCGCCTGCAGAACGTTGGAAGCTATCGTCAAGGGCCTGACTTGTCAAGTCCAAACTCTGATACACCCATTTGGTGGACACGGAAACACCAGGATGCACCAGCAGCACGGCAGGGCCAACAAGCGGTGCGACCGGCTGCAGCATCTCGCCCACCCCCCTGGCCAGGGCCGCTGGCGCATCCTGCATGAAGAACGGCACATCCGCGCCCAGGCGCAGGGCCAGAGCGAGCTGTTGAGCCCTGGGCATCCGCAGGCCGGAGAGGCGCAACAAAGCGCGGAGCGTCGCCGCCGCATCGCTGCTGCCGCCCCCCAGCCCGGCTGCCACCGGAATATGCTTTCTCAGCGTGATGCGCACGCCGAAATCCGCCCGGGTTTCGGCGAAAAACAGGGCCGCCGCCCGCCAGACCAGATTTTCCGGACCAACCGGCACCGCCCGGCCCGCACAGACCAGCTCTATGCCCCGGTCAAGGCGCTCGAATGCCAGTTCATCGCAGAACTCCAGCTTCTGCATGCGGCTGTCGAGCAGGTGGTAGCCGTCCGGCCTTCTCCCCGTGATGCGCAGATGGAGATTGATCTTGGCCGGCGCCTGCAGATGCAGGATCTGCTGCGCCATGCCCTCAGCTCAGGCGCACGTAGTGCATTTTCAACTCGTAGAGAACCCGGTCCAGCAGTTCCCTTTCCTCCTCGACCAGATTGCCCAGGGTTTTCGTTTTGAGCAGGGCAATGGTATCGATGGCGTGCTTGGCCAGTTCCAGATTCCGCTCCTTGCGCCCGGTTTCGGGGTGGGGCAGCTCGCCCATGTGAAACAGGGCCGAGGTGTTGAGGGACAGGATCAGGGACGAAAAGGTGACCGTGGGCATCACGCAACGGCCAAAGGCGTCTCTGACCTGACCTTCCGGACAGGGGCAGCTTTCTTCTGCCTGCGTTTCGGGCTGGGAGCTGGTTTCGGACATGATTTTCTCTCTGGAACAGATGGCCAATATGCGATTTTTCAACAGTGGGCGCCCTATGTTAATATCCTTTCCCGCTCCGCGCCACAAGGAATTGCAGTGCCCGAACAAGGACTTGCCGGGCCGACATCGCTGCGGTACAACAGCCCGGCAATCCGGCAATCCTTTCCCCAAAAAAGAGTGCGCATCCGTGACAGACCGGCAAGCCCACGATTCCCGCTTCCTCTATCCCCTGCACCCAGACGATCCGGCAGACGACAGCAGCGCCTGCCACGTGGTCCTGGTCGAACCGGAGATTCCGCCCAACACCGGGGCCATCGCCCGCCTGTGCGGCGCCACCGATTCCGTGCTGCATCTGGTGCACCCCCTCGGCTTCAAAACCGATGACAGGCACCTGAAGCGCGCCGGGCTCGACTACTGGGAGCACGTGCGCATCCGCCACTGGGACAACCTGGCCGCCTTTCTGGCCGCGCAGCCAAAGGCCCGGCTCCATCTGCTCACCACCAAAAGCGGGCGGCCCTACACAGCGGCCCGCTTCCGGCCGGGGGACATGCTGGTCTTTGGCCGTGAGACAAAAGGCTTGCCGGAAGAAATCCTTGCACTATATAGTGATCGCTGCCTGACCATCCCCATGTGCAACCCGCATATCAGGAGCCTCAATCTGGCCATGTGTGCGGGCATCGTGCTCTATGAAGCGATCCGGCAGCGGGATGCACACTCTTTTCCAAGCGGAGTCGCAGATGCCAGAACAAGTCTATAATTTTTACGCCGGCCCGGCCGTCCTGCCCAAACAGGTGCTCAAACAGGCAGCCCTCGATATCGTCGATTTCAACCAGTCGGGCATGGGCATCATTGAAATCAGCCACCGGAGCCAGGCATTCACCGCGGTCATTCAGGAGACCGAAGCGCTTATCCGCGAACTCCTGGGCGTGCCCGGGCATTACAAGGTGCTCTTTTTGCAGGGCGGCGCCTCCAGCCAGTTCTTCATGGTGCCGATGAACCTCCTGCAAAAAGACCGGGTGGCGAGCTATCTCAACACCGGCGTGTGGTCGAACAAGGCCATCAGGGAGGCCCGACTCTTCGGCCAGGTCGAGGTACCCTACTCCAGCGAAGCGACCGGCTTCACGCGGGTGCCCCAACACGGCGAATACACGGTCAACCCCAAGAGCGAATACCTGTACTTTGTCAGCAACAACACCGTCTATGGCACCCAGTTTCACGCAATGCCGGAAACGGATGCCATGCTGGTGGCCGACATGTCCTCGGACATTCTGTCGCGCCCTGTGGATGTGAGCAGATTCGGCCTGATTTACGCGGGCGCACAGAAAAATATCGGGCCGGCCGGCGTAACCCTGGTCATCATCCGGGAGGACCTCCTGGAACGGGTGAGCGAAAGCGTGCCCACCATGCTGCAGTACAGGACCCACGCAGCGGCGGATTCCCTGTTCAACACCCCGCCCGTCTTTTCCGTGTACGGCGTGGGGCAGGTCATGCGCTGGCTCAGGGACCAGGGCGGCGTGGCGGCCATGGACAGGCTCAGCAAACAGCGCTCCAGCCTGCTGTACGAGGTCATCGACAGCACGGATTTCTACCGTGGCCATGCAGAAAAAGCCTCCCGTTCGGCCATGAACGTGACCTTCACGCTGCCCACCAGGGAACTGGAGGAAAAGTTCCTCCGCGAAACCACGGAACAGGGCTTTATCGGCCTCAAGGGTCACCGCCTGCTGGGCGGCTTTCGGGCCTCCCTCTACAATGCCTTTCCCCTGGAAGGCGTGGCAAAGCTGGCCGAATTTATGCAAGCCTTTGCCCGGAAAAACTGAGCCGGGGGAGCCGATCCAGGCTACCCCTTCCCGGCAAAGCGGTTGCGATGCAAAACCAGAAAACCCCAGTGCCTTTTTAGGGCGCCGGGGTTTTCTGCATGGACTGTCACGGCCAGAGAGGGCCCGGGCCTCAACAGCGTGCGGGCTGTTGTCGTCTGTCAATACCTATAATAATCGGCCTTGTAGGGGCCGGCCACATCCACGCCCAGGTAATCGGCCTGCTCCGGGGTCAGGGTGGTCAGGTGCACGCCGATCTTGTCCAGATGCAGCCGTGCCACTTTTTCATCCAGGAGTTTGGGCAGCATGTAGACACGGTTTTCGTATTTGGCCGTCTCACGCCACAACTCGATCTGCGCCAGCACATGGTTGGTGAAGGAATTGCTCATCACAAAGCTGGCGTGGCCGGTGGCGCAGCCCAGATTGACCAGTCGGCCCTCGGCCAACACGATGATCTTCTTGCCGTCCGGGAAGATCACGTGATCCACCTGCGGTTTGATATTCTCCCACGGCAGATCGCGAATGCCGGCGATATCGATTTCCGCATCAAAGTGGCCGATATTGCACACTATCGCCTCGTCAGGCATGGCCTCCATGTGGGCACGGGTGATAACGCCTGTGTTGCCGGTGCAGGTGACGAAGATGTTGCCGATGG
This region includes:
- a CDS encoding 50S ribosomal protein L25, encoding MIQVDMSADKRTVFGKGAMRQMRMQKHTPGVVYSGGQEPVALQFATSRLFKDLHHIHGRNAVINLAVNGDSKGVRHARVQEIQKDPVTGALLHIDFLEIDLEKAAQFAVPLKFIGTPKGVDLGGELQIHVSEVLLFGKPLDIPDEIEADITALEQGGKGLTPADITVPANVEMRSKTDTVCVQVV
- a CDS encoding tRNA (cytidine(34)-2'-O)-methyltransferase; the encoded protein is MHPDDPADDSSACHVVLVEPEIPPNTGAIARLCGATDSVLHLVHPLGFKTDDRHLKRAGLDYWEHVRIRHWDNLAAFLAAQPKARLHLLTTKSGRPYTAARFRPGDMLVFGRETKGLPEEILALYSDRCLTIPMCNPHIRSLNLAMCAGIVLYEAIRQRDAHSFPSGVADARTSL
- the serC gene encoding 3-phosphoserine/phosphohydroxythreonine transaminase translates to MPEQVYNFYAGPAVLPKQVLKQAALDIVDFNQSGMGIIEISHRSQAFTAVIQETEALIRELLGVPGHYKVLFLQGGASSQFFMVPMNLLQKDRVASYLNTGVWSNKAIREARLFGQVEVPYSSEATGFTRVPQHGEYTVNPKSEYLYFVSNNTVYGTQFHAMPETDAMLVADMSSDILSRPVDVSRFGLIYAGAQKNIGPAGVTLVIIREDLLERVSESVPTMLQYRTHAAADSLFNTPPVFSVYGVGQVMRWLRDQGGVAAMDRLSKQRSSLLYEVIDSTDFYRGHAEKASRSAMNVTFTLPTRELEEKFLRETTEQGFIGLKGHRLLGGFRASLYNAFPLEGVAKLAEFMQAFARKN
- a CDS encoding CarD family transcriptional regulator, coding for MFAQGDMAVYPAHGVGQIEAIETKSIGGMDQSFYVMRILKTDMTIMIPTATSQNVGLRSIISPEETERVWEILKERDVELATQTWNRRYREYMDKIKTGSAFEVAEVLRDLYLLRGDKELSYGERKMLDTAMELLAKEISLADKMAEAEVVHQIEQLFS
- a CDS encoding 4-(cytidine 5'-diphospho)-2-C-methyl-D-erythritol kinase, which translates into the protein MAQQILHLQAPAKINLHLRITGRRPDGYHLLDSRMQKLEFCDELAFERLDRGIELVCAGRAVPVGPENLVWRAAALFFAETRADFGVRITLRKHIPVAAGLGGGSSDAAATLRALLRLSGLRMPRAQQLALALRLGADVPFFMQDAPAALARGVGEMLQPVAPLVGPAVLLVHPGVSVSTKWVYQSLDLTSQALDDSFQRSAGGGQSCPFVNDLEPVTVSRYPVVGELKAEMAGLGAEPALMSGSGATVFGLFADREQAKRAFLHFQGIYAHTYLTRPLSG
- a CDS encoding DUF1844 domain-containing protein encodes the protein MSETSSQPETQAEESCPCPEGQVRDAFGRCVMPTVTFSSLILSLNTSALFHMGELPHPETGRKERNLELAKHAIDTIALLKTKTLGNLVEEERELLDRVLYELKMHYVRLS
- the pth gene encoding aminoacyl-tRNA hydrolase; protein product: MDKYLVVGLGNPGPGYIHTRHNAGFYFLDAFADAQGWRFAAARMQGEAAQGRLGGAQLCCVKPQTFMNHSGLCVRRYLDYFDIPLARLIVLHDDLDLAAGRIKVMRGGGAGGHNGIRSLIEHLKSRDFARIRIGIGRPPGPGGHDEAGIVDYVLAPLGMAGRRLWDERVPLVNEALELFISQGVDACMNSINGRGAA
- a CDS encoding RluA family pseudouridine synthase; translation: MSVPVPDGQPDASTTGSIPGQGAECQVLPQEAGWRLDHFLSARFPEHSRSFFLKLAQQARVSVNGQPAAKAGLRLKTGDRVAFAAPAAEPSALRPEPIAFEVLFEDEDLLLLSKPPGLTVHPGSGQKSGTLANGLLYRYATLPGLAEGRAGLVHRLDKDTSGLLLVARNERCLQALMAAFQERSVRKVYHAILLRSPAEAQGRITAPIGRHPLQRQKMAVREQNGRFAATNWRVVERFANGWVLAEIGLETGRTHQIRVHMSALHCPVAGDTLYGGRVAASAPVRPLRQMLHASSLTFTHPVSGQEMTATAPLWPDMQAVLAALRGLGRAP
- a CDS encoding ribose-phosphate pyrophosphokinase, which gives rise to MPKKLKVFTGNANPEMAKEICDHLGIPLGQSVVKRFSDGEICVEIGENVRGADVFVIQPTCPPVNENLMELVIMVDALRRASARRITAVMPYYGYARQDRKVRPRVPISAKVVAEMLMVVGTRRVLCMDLHAGQIQGFFNIPVDHLYGAAVLLPYIRERFSDVIMVSPDAGGVERTRACAKKLNVDLAIIDKRRDKANECEAVRVIGNVEGKTAILLDDIVDTAGTLCGGAQILLDAGAREVHACCAHAVLSGPAIERIEKSCLKSLVVTNTIPLGEKARHCGKIAVLSVGHLLGEAIRRINNEDSVSCLFL